The genomic interval ctgctgttcgGCGGCCAGTGGCTTACTCTCGGCGGCATCGGCCATCGTTTGTCGTGGTTTTGTGATTTGTTATTCAGCGACGAGAACGAAAAGCGGGAAATGCTAGCGAgcctgatgctgctgctgatgatgttgttgttggtgctgctgctggtgttgttcGTGTCTGCCCGGCTGGTTTTCGGGGTCTTGGGGCACTCTCTCAACTGCCACTAACCACTTTGGATGTTGTTTGTGAGTGTGATCTTAAAACACTCGCCACTCGCAGGGTTTTCTTTGCCTTAGCGATTCTATTTTGTTCGCAAGCTCCGGAAGTGAAACATGACAGCCGGAGGCAGGGTTGCTGGCACTCGGACTATCGATGGGTGCTATCGATGCTCTGTTACAGGGGTCTCTAGCGTGCTGTTGGGCGCGGAATGTAAAGCCATAACAGCGATGGTCAAGAAGTcgttacatttaaattaaaaaaaaaaaccttaaaatttatacaaaaatgtagagttgattaaaatcaaataaaagcaattcaGGACATAAATCATGAAATGTATTGATGTTTTTACTTGGATTTCTTGTAGTTACATAAtcttaaattaaaacaaacatttattaGTCAACATTTGTTAAAgtgacatacatatataaaaatataaattttatgttatttttaattgattcaAAAGTTATTTCTGGACAGTATCTGTCTCCTCCAAAACCAATGAGCCTGCTCCAAAGCAAATCCGATGCAGCTAATGCCAATCCCCATGGCCCAGAGATAGAAGGCGCCTTGCAGGATGTCCAAGGTGAGAACCACCTTCTTGTTACGAGCTGCAACCTCATTGAAGCCGGAATCCGTGTCCGTTTGGTCGCCCAGATCCTCGAGGAACTCCTCGGCATTCGGGGACGCGCCAACCCGGGTGATCAGATCCATTTGACGCCAGTGCTCGAAGAAGCCGTGCTCGAGGAAGCCACTGTACAGGGACTCAAAGCGGTGCAGGAAGGGTGATCCCATGGGCAGGATGTAGGTGCATATCATGGAGCGCAGATACTCCCGGGCGATGTGGTAGGCCGGTCGGTCCGCCTGCGAGTCGTATGTGATGGCCAGGAAGTCACGGGCGTGGAAATCGCGCATTATAAAGGCCGCTCGTCGATCCCTGCGCCGAACCAACGGTTGGTAATACAATGTGGTTATTCCCAGGGGCAACTGACGACTCCGGTTTTCCAGCAGATTGTACTGGTGTTCCGTCAGGCTGTGCTTCACTGCCTCATAGATTGTGGTGACCGCGTAAATGTGCACATCCAAATGCGCCAAATCGTCCACTCGGTCCACCTGCTCCTCGTAGCTGGGTCGCACAAAGCCGGACTCCAGTTTGGCAAAGTAGATGGTGGACAGGACGTAACTGAAGAGGATCCAGCCCATGAGGAACGTCCTCATCGAGCTGAATGAGGACAGCCTGGACACCGGTTCACCCACATGTGTCTTGCCGAGCATCTCGAGAATCTCATACCATGTTGCCTGAAACTGGGTGACACCGCGACGGGGAATCCTCCGCTGAAGACGCTGCATCAACCAGAAGACCAGCACTACCACCAACAGGGTGACCAACAGTAGGTACCACACGGTGCGGCGAAAGACACGCACGAAGATAAGGTACTCCGGCTGGATTTCGGAGGCGGGCACCACCAAGTACAGGTTGCGACGGGTATAGGGATACAGCACCTCCACAGCTGGCCAAATGCAGTCGAGCACGAAGCGGGAGTTGGGTGCAAAGTGGGTGTGGCCACCCATTATGTCTGTGACCACTCCGGTGAAGTTTCCATTTGGCAGGCAGCGACCGTAGGATTCGTTGTCAGCCGGGAGGACATACGTTACGCTGGCATTCAACATCTCGCCCACCACTCGGGCAGCCACTCCATCCACTGACATGTAGCCAGCAGTCTCCACGGGATGCCTGGGCACCGCCATCAAGGGATCCGTGAACATGGAGAAGCGCAACGGGTAACCCCTTAGGTTCTTCATCTTTCTCGGGTACGGCACATCCCCATCCAACCGCTGAACCACTTGGAGACCACCCCATGCGAAGGGATCAAAGTCGAAGGTGCCATTTGCCCCGCCGGTAATGGCCAATCCGTAGAGCAGTTTCTTGGCCCAACAGCCACGGAATAGTCGCAGTAACTGATGCCTTCCAGCAGCTGGCCAAATGAACAGATACTTGTGCAGATGCTTGCGCCTCTGGCGAGGATTCAACATGTCCAGGATGCGGCGAACCAGGGCATTCCCCTTCTCTGCAGCCGGAATGTGGAAGATACTCAGGCTGTCCGTTCGTCGCAATGGTTCCAACTCATGTGCCTCGATGTTTCTTGTGATTACGGGCAGTCGACTGGCCACACACCGATAGAGCTCCCGTTCCAAGGCAGAGTAATCCGCTTCAGAGGATGCCGGGCAGCTGGCACAGCGGTACAGATAGGTCACCTGGACATTCTGCTCCACGGCTATGCGACAGGCAATTTCTGCCAGCGAGTAAATCCCAGGAAGATACAATTGGAGCAGAAACCCAACCAAAGACTTCATGTTGCCGGAGCAGACTAACCAGGCAACTATCCTTTGGGTGACCCCAACCTGTGGAGGTTTTCCCTTGGGAGCCGTAATCCCCAATTACGACAAGCGTTGCGTGAGAAGTTCATTAggtagaaaatatttttagagtAGCTAAAAAAAGTATCTAAACTGATTTCTACAAAGTTAAGATAAGAGGAATGAATATTCAAGGAAATGAAGCAAGTGAACAGAATGTTTTGTATCTCATGGGTACTTTAATGTAAGTTGCTAAAAACCAATGGAACTGTGCATTTATAGAAGAAAGTATATTATTTTGACTAGCAACTAAACACCTGAaccatattttatttaataaaaacctGTACTGATAAGATGTTGTTTATTCTGAAGCTGCATAGTCGATTCTAATCGGATGAATCATATTTTGAAGTCTCCGAATGACGCAGCATGTAGTCACCTTGAATCGACGAGTCTTATATATTCTAAAGTCTAAATaatacagaaatatatattcaaagaTTATATAAAAGCTGCATAGCAAAGCAATgcatatataaacatttatgtaCTAACATTGGATAACCAAGTATTAAGAACAAGAGTTAGAACTAACTTCATTCATCTTTTGAATCATCAAACGCAATACTTTAAATAGAAGTGTGCcttgcttttggttttgaatttttataaattatatccACCCGTTTCGGTTAGGTTTCTTTTCTGATTTTTCGAGTAACCGTACAAAATCACtttaaaatttctaaatttattaaaattgttaattctattacaaaagttttttaaccATGGATAGGCCCGTAAGTATTCCATTTTTGTCTCAGCCCTTCGAACCGATTTCGATGTACATAGATCTTTCGAATGTAGATCCTGAACACCTGCGAGATGTATCCTCGCCGAAGGACAACGGAGTTCTACAAATCCCCGGAACCGAGAGTCTCGTTCCAAAGTCAACAGGCGGAACATCCGGCGGAGCTCCTCAACGTAACTCCCGACGAGAATCGGGAGGCCGCTCGAAGACTTCCTCGCATCCAGCCATCAAATAACTTGGACAGTATTTACCTGCGAAATGGGTACTTTtcgtaaaataaatttgtatt from Drosophila yakuba strain Tai18E2 chromosome 3L, Prin_Dyak_Tai18E2_2.1, whole genome shotgun sequence carries:
- the LOC6533842 gene encoding uncharacterized protein LOC6533842, with protein sequence MKSLVGFLLQLYLPGIYSLAEIACRIAVEQNVQVTYLYRCASCPASSEADYSALERELYRCVASRLPVITRNIEAHELEPLRRTDSLSIFHIPAAEKGNALVRRILDMLNPRQRRKHLHKYLFIWPAAGRHQLLRLFRGCWAKKLLYGLAITGGANGTFDFDPFAWGGLQVVQRLDGDVPYPRKMKNLRGYPLRFSMFTDPLMAVPRHPVETAGYMSVDGVAARVVGEMLNASVTYVLPADNESYGRCLPNGNFTGVVTDIMGGHTHFAPNSRFVLDCIWPAVEVLYPYTRRNLYLVVPASEIQPEYLIFVRVFRRTVWYLLLVTLLVVVLVFWLMQRLQRRIPRRGVTQFQATWYEILEMLGKTHVGEPVSRLSSFSSMRTFLMGWILFSYVLSTIYFAKLESGFVRPSYEEQVDRVDDLAHLDVHIYAVTTIYEAVKHSLTEHQYNRWFGAGIDERPL
- the LOC6533843 gene encoding uncharacterized protein LOC6533843 isoform X1, which gives rise to MDRPILNTCEMYPRRRTTEFYKSPEPRVSFQSQQAEHPAELLNVTPDENREAARRLPRIQPSNNLDSIYLRNGYFS
- the LOC6533843 gene encoding uncharacterized protein LOC6533843 isoform X2; translated protein: MYPRRRTTEFYKSPEPRVSFQSQQAEHPAELLNVTPDENREAARRLPRIQPSNNLDSIYLRNGYFS